Proteins from one Desmodus rotundus isolate HL8 chromosome 9, HLdesRot8A.1, whole genome shotgun sequence genomic window:
- the KCNJ12 gene encoding ATP-sensitive inward rectifier potassium channel 12 isoform X2 — MTAASRANPYSIVSSEEDGLHLATMSGANGFGNGKVHTRRRGRNRFVKKNGQCNIEFANMDEKSQRYLADMFTTCVDIRWRYMLLIFSLAFLASWLLFGIIFWVIAVAHGDLEPAEDRGRTPCVLQVHGFLAAFLFSIETQTTIGYGLRCVTEECPVAVFMVVAQSIVGCIIDSFMIGAIMAKMARPKKRAQTLLFSHNAVVALRDGKLCLMWRVGNLRKSHIVEAHVRAQLIKPRVTEEGEYIPLDQIDIDVGFDKGLDRIFLVSPITILHEIDEASPLFGISRQDLETDDFEIVVILEGMVEATAMTTQARSSYLANEILWGHRFEPVLFEEKNQYKIDYAHFHKTYEVPSTPRCSAKDLVENKFLLPSANSFCYENELAFMSRDEEDEADEDQDNSSPQASHDFDRPQAGGSALEQRPYRRESEI; from the coding sequence ATGACTGCAGCCAGCCGGGCGAACCCCTACAGCATTGTGTCATCAGAGGAGGACGGGCTGCACCTGGCCACCATGTCGGGCGCCAATGGCTTTGGCAACGGCAAGGTTCACACGCGGCGCAGGGGCCGAAACCGCTTTGTTAAGAAGAACGGCCAGTGCAACATTGAGTTCGCCAACATGGATGAGAAGTCGCAGCGCTACCTGGCTGACATGTTCACCACCTGTGTGGATATCCGCTGGCGCTACATGCTGCTCATCTTCTCGCTGGCTTTCCTCGCCTCCTGGCTGTTGTTTGGCATCATCTTCTGGGTCATCGCTGTGGCTCATGGTGACCTGGAGCCAGCTGAGGACCGTGGCCGTACGCCCTGTGTGTTGCAGGTGCATGGCTTCCTAGcagccttcctcttctccattgAAACTCAGACCACCATTGGCTACGGGCTGCGTTGTGTGACAGAGGAGTGCCCAGTGGCCGTCTTCATGGTGGTGGCACAGTCCATTGTGGGCTGCATTATCGACTCCTTTATGATTGGTGCCATCATGGCCAAGATGGCCCGGCCCAAGAAGCGGGCACAGACACTGCTGTTCAGCCACAATGCTGTTGTGGCGCTGCGTGACGGTAAGCTTTGCCTCATGTGGCGTGTGGGCAACCTGCGTAAGAGCCACATCGTGGAGGCCCATGTGAGGGCTCAGCTCATCAAGCCAAGGGTCACAGAGGAGGGCGAGTACATCCCGCTGGACCAGATTGACATTGATGTGGGCTTCGACAAGGGCCTTGACCGCATCTTCCTGGTGTCACCCATCACCATCCTGCATGAGATTGATGAGGCCAGCCCGCTGTTTGGCATCAGCCGGCAGGATCTGGAGACAGACGACTTCGAGATTGTGGTCATTCTGGAGGGGATGGTAGAGGCCACGGCCATGACCACACAAGCCCGAAGCTCTTACTTGGCCAATGAGATCTTGTGGGGTCACCGCTTTGAGCCTGTCCTCTTTGAGGAGAAGAACCAGTACAAGATTGACTATGCACATTTCCACAAGACCTATGAGGTGCCCTCTACTCCCCGCTGCAGTGCCAAGGACCTGGTGGAGAACAAGTTCCTGCTGCCCAGCGCCAATTCCTTTTGCTATGAGAATGAGCTGGCCTTCATGAGCCGTGATGAGGAGGATGAAGCTGATGAAGACCAAGACAACAGCAGTCCTCAAGCTAGTCATGATTTTGACAGACCCCAGGCTGGTGGCAGTGCCCTTGAGCAGCGGCCCTACAGGAGGGAGTCAGAGATCTGA
- the KCNJ12 gene encoding ATP-sensitive inward rectifier potassium channel 12 isoform X1 encodes MSLKASRTHKPTPSNLAASCQYLCTPTLAPPFGGSPNLGLSCLPGTESPWGPHHHRLPASWPRLKQHPSFQPPPSAPPIHGAVLPGAGLGARSQGCPIPGMTAASRANPYSIVSSEEDGLHLATMSGANGFGNGKVHTRRRGRNRFVKKNGQCNIEFANMDEKSQRYLADMFTTCVDIRWRYMLLIFSLAFLASWLLFGIIFWVIAVAHGDLEPAEDRGRTPCVLQVHGFLAAFLFSIETQTTIGYGLRCVTEECPVAVFMVVAQSIVGCIIDSFMIGAIMAKMARPKKRAQTLLFSHNAVVALRDGKLCLMWRVGNLRKSHIVEAHVRAQLIKPRVTEEGEYIPLDQIDIDVGFDKGLDRIFLVSPITILHEIDEASPLFGISRQDLETDDFEIVVILEGMVEATAMTTQARSSYLANEILWGHRFEPVLFEEKNQYKIDYAHFHKTYEVPSTPRCSAKDLVENKFLLPSANSFCYENELAFMSRDEEDEADEDQDNSSPQASHDFDRPQAGGSALEQRPYRRESEI; translated from the exons ATGTCCCTCAAGGCCTCCAGgacacacaaacccacccccaGCAATCTGGCAGCCTCCTGCCAGTATCTGTGTACCCCAACCTTGGCACCTCCCTTTGGAGGGTCCCCGAATCTGGGGCTGAGCTGTCTTCCTGGCACAGAGAGTCCTTGGGGTCCCCACCACCACCGgcttcctgcctcctggcccaGACTGAAGCAGCATCCATCATTCCAGCCTCCACCCTCAGCTCCTCCAATCCATG GAGCTGTCCTACCTGGAGCCGGCCTGGGGGCAAGGAGCCAGGGCTGCCCTATCCCCGGGATGACTGCAGCCAGCCGGGCGAACCCCTACAGCATTGTGTCATCAGAGGAGGACGGGCTGCACCTGGCCACCATGTCGGGCGCCAATGGCTTTGGCAACGGCAAGGTTCACACGCGGCGCAGGGGCCGAAACCGCTTTGTTAAGAAGAACGGCCAGTGCAACATTGAGTTCGCCAACATGGATGAGAAGTCGCAGCGCTACCTGGCTGACATGTTCACCACCTGTGTGGATATCCGCTGGCGCTACATGCTGCTCATCTTCTCGCTGGCTTTCCTCGCCTCCTGGCTGTTGTTTGGCATCATCTTCTGGGTCATCGCTGTGGCTCATGGTGACCTGGAGCCAGCTGAGGACCGTGGCCGTACGCCCTGTGTGTTGCAGGTGCATGGCTTCCTAGcagccttcctcttctccattgAAACTCAGACCACCATTGGCTACGGGCTGCGTTGTGTGACAGAGGAGTGCCCAGTGGCCGTCTTCATGGTGGTGGCACAGTCCATTGTGGGCTGCATTATCGACTCCTTTATGATTGGTGCCATCATGGCCAAGATGGCCCGGCCCAAGAAGCGGGCACAGACACTGCTGTTCAGCCACAATGCTGTTGTGGCGCTGCGTGACGGTAAGCTTTGCCTCATGTGGCGTGTGGGCAACCTGCGTAAGAGCCACATCGTGGAGGCCCATGTGAGGGCTCAGCTCATCAAGCCAAGGGTCACAGAGGAGGGCGAGTACATCCCGCTGGACCAGATTGACATTGATGTGGGCTTCGACAAGGGCCTTGACCGCATCTTCCTGGTGTCACCCATCACCATCCTGCATGAGATTGATGAGGCCAGCCCGCTGTTTGGCATCAGCCGGCAGGATCTGGAGACAGACGACTTCGAGATTGTGGTCATTCTGGAGGGGATGGTAGAGGCCACGGCCATGACCACACAAGCCCGAAGCTCTTACTTGGCCAATGAGATCTTGTGGGGTCACCGCTTTGAGCCTGTCCTCTTTGAGGAGAAGAACCAGTACAAGATTGACTATGCACATTTCCACAAGACCTATGAGGTGCCCTCTACTCCCCGCTGCAGTGCCAAGGACCTGGTGGAGAACAAGTTCCTGCTGCCCAGCGCCAATTCCTTTTGCTATGAGAATGAGCTGGCCTTCATGAGCCGTGATGAGGAGGATGAAGCTGATGAAGACCAAGACAACAGCAGTCCTCAAGCTAGTCATGATTTTGACAGACCCCAGGCTGGTGGCAGTGCCCTTGAGCAGCGGCCCTACAGGAGGGAGTCAGAGATCTGA